The Pelagibacterium halotolerans B2 genome has a segment encoding these proteins:
- the dctP gene encoding TRAP transporter substrate-binding protein DctP: MILNLTRRALMLGSVAIAAAVSMPAMAQDAPTLRFSAVFSDQDIRAAMMGQLADAVRDIATIEPYYGGTLFRQGTELVALQRGNLEMGNIAPQDISNQIPEWSLLTSAYLFRDAEHLRTFFESEVGEQFKQMAEDQLGIHILGPTYFGARQVGLRIDKEIQTPADMEGVRLRMPGGDAWQFLGSSIGASPTPMDYAEVYTGLQTGAIDGQDNPLPNVQNMKFYEVMDQIVLTSHLIGYDLLVISSDAWNAMSAEDQDAFQAAASEAINWSQAEHIAMEEQLIGEFEAAGLNIYEPDQDAFRAYAQEQYLNSDISASWPEGALEAINAL, encoded by the coding sequence TTGCGGCGGCGGTGTCGATGCCGGCCATGGCGCAGGATGCACCCACGCTCCGGTTTTCGGCCGTGTTTTCCGATCAGGACATCCGCGCCGCCATGATGGGGCAACTCGCCGATGCAGTGCGCGACATCGCCACCATCGAGCCCTATTATGGCGGCACGCTTTTCCGCCAGGGTACCGAACTCGTTGCCCTGCAGCGCGGAAACCTCGAGATGGGCAATATCGCCCCTCAGGATATCTCTAACCAGATCCCTGAATGGTCGCTTCTGACCTCGGCCTATCTGTTCCGTGATGCCGAACATCTGCGGACCTTCTTTGAAAGCGAAGTGGGCGAGCAGTTCAAGCAGATGGCCGAAGACCAGCTCGGTATCCATATTCTTGGGCCAACCTATTTCGGCGCCCGCCAGGTCGGGCTGCGCATCGACAAGGAAATCCAGACGCCGGCCGATATGGAAGGGGTTCGCCTGCGCATGCCCGGCGGCGATGCCTGGCAGTTCCTGGGGAGTTCGATTGGTGCCAGCCCCACTCCGATGGATTACGCCGAGGTTTATACCGGCCTTCAGACGGGCGCCATCGATGGTCAGGACAACCCGTTGCCCAATGTCCAGAACATGAAGTTCTACGAGGTGATGGATCAGATCGTTCTGACGTCGCACCTGATCGGTTACGACCTTCTCGTGATTTCGTCCGATGCATGGAACGCCATGTCGGCAGAGGATCAGGACGCCTTCCAGGCCGCGGCCAGCGAAGCGATCAACTGGAGCCAGGCCGAGCACATCGCCATGGAAGAGCAGTTGATCGGAGAATTCGAAGCCGCTGGCCTCAATATCTACGAACCGGACCAGGACGCCTTCCGCGCCTACGCTCAGGAGCAGTACCTCAACTCCGATATTTCGGCCAGCTGGCCTGAAGGTGCACTCGAAGCCATCAACGCCCTCTAG
- a CDS encoding TRAP transporter small permease, producing the protein MSGLLRVGRWLSARAENILALMLGAMFALFILQIVFRYGLRMQSGWAYELSAILWVWIVLFGTTFVLRSRDDVRLDVIYSSVSAPARRIMTVITAIALVVLFGLALPAIVDYVLFMKVEKTAYLKFRYDYVYSIFIVFTVVTMARYIWRAGVAVWGKDADDELEGPAR; encoded by the coding sequence ATGTCCGGACTATTGCGCGTGGGGCGCTGGCTTTCTGCGCGGGCCGAAAACATTCTGGCCCTGATGCTGGGCGCGATGTTTGCGCTGTTCATTTTGCAGATCGTCTTTCGCTACGGACTGCGCATGCAGAGCGGATGGGCCTATGAGCTCAGCGCAATCTTGTGGGTCTGGATAGTCCTGTTCGGGACGACCTTCGTCTTGCGCTCGCGCGACGACGTGCGCCTCGACGTCATCTACAGCTCGGTAAGTGCTCCTGCGCGCAGGATAATGACCGTGATAACGGCCATTGCGCTTGTCGTCCTGTTTGGTCTCGCTCTGCCCGCCATCGTCGACTACGTACTGTTCATGAAGGTGGAAAAGACCGCCTATCTCAAGTTCCGCTACGACTACGTCTATTCGATCTTCATTGTTTTCACCGTCGTGACCATGGCGCGCTACATCTGGCGCGCCGGAGTTGCGGTGTGGGGCAAGGATGCCGATGACGAGTTGGAAGGCCCCGCAAGATGA
- a CDS encoding TRAP transporter large permease: MMFLDPFFLCIASILVLAVLGLPIGLSMIAGSILYLFMSGLDMGIAAEQFLNRMYSNYIILAVPLFILAAEFMNTGSLSDRLLAWCNAVVGRFRGGLAQVNVLQSMVFAGMSGSAIADAAGTGKMIYSLMTRDGKYPASFAAALTASSAVIGPIIPPSIPMVLYALVSDASIGYLFLGGIVPGAIMGVALALIVYFKARTNDFPVEDPVPLRELPRITWTSLPALMMPVVLLFCIYSGITTPTEAAAVAAAYALIISIVLYRSISLKSFYQSLVTSSKTTVSIGMLIAGALVLNYVVTVENIPASLSVILTDWNLDPITFLIFVNVVLLLLGCMLEGTAIILIIVPVLVPSAAALGIDLVHFGVVVVINVMIGLITPPYGMLLFVMQSISRAKLRHIVSDTLPFLGALLVALMIFTFVPDTVLWLPRMFGYQG, from the coding sequence ATGATGTTTCTCGACCCCTTCTTTCTCTGCATCGCTTCCATTCTGGTGCTTGCCGTTCTCGGCCTGCCCATCGGACTTTCGATGATCGCTGGCTCGATCCTCTATCTCTTCATGTCCGGTCTGGACATGGGGATCGCCGCCGAGCAGTTCCTCAACCGAATGTATTCCAACTACATCATTCTTGCGGTGCCGCTCTTTATTCTGGCGGCCGAATTTATGAACACCGGCTCGCTGTCCGACAGGCTCCTGGCCTGGTGTAACGCCGTTGTTGGCCGTTTCCGGGGTGGGTTGGCGCAGGTCAACGTGCTGCAATCGATGGTATTTGCCGGCATGTCCGGATCCGCCATTGCCGACGCCGCCGGTACCGGCAAGATGATCTATTCGCTCATGACCCGAGACGGCAAATACCCCGCCTCGTTTGCCGCGGCGCTCACTGCGTCATCTGCTGTGATCGGACCGATCATCCCCCCGTCCATCCCCATGGTGCTCTACGCGCTCGTTTCCGACGCCTCGATCGGCTATCTGTTTCTTGGCGGCATTGTTCCGGGTGCCATAATGGGTGTGGCGCTGGCCCTGATCGTCTATTTCAAGGCCCGCACCAACGATTTCCCCGTCGAGGATCCCGTTCCGCTGCGCGAGCTGCCACGCATTACATGGACGTCCCTTCCGGCGTTGATGATGCCCGTCGTTCTGCTGTTCTGTATTTACAGCGGCATCACGACCCCCACCGAAGCGGCGGCTGTCGCTGCTGCCTACGCGCTGATCATCTCGATCGTTCTCTATCGCTCGATCAGCCTCAAGAGCTTCTACCAATCACTGGTCACATCATCGAAAACCACAGTCTCCATCGGCATGCTGATCGCCGGGGCGCTGGTCCTCAATTATGTGGTCACTGTCGAAAATATCCCGGCCAGCCTCAGTGTCATCCTGACCGATTGGAATCTCGATCCGATCACCTTCCTGATCTTCGTCAATGTCGTGCTGTTGCTCCTGGGGTGCATGCTCGAGGGAACGGCGATCATTCTCATCATCGTGCCTGTGCTTGTCCCTTCAGCCGCCGCATTGGGTATCGATCTCGTGCATTTCGGTGTCGTGGTGGTCATCAACGTGATGATCGGCCTGATAACGCCGCCTTACGGCATGCTGCTCTTTGTCATGCAGTCGATCTCACGGGCCAAGCTGCGCCACATCGTAAGCGACACCCTGCCGTTCCTCGGCGCGCTGCTGGTTGCGCTCATGATTTTCACCTTCGTCCCGGATACCGTTCTGTGGCTGCCTCGCATGTTTGGCTACCAGGGTTAG
- a CDS encoding type II 3-dehydroquinate dehydratase, with protein MTKPIFVLNGPNLNRLGLREPELYGATTLAQVEQLCRASAGGRPVEFRQTNSEERLIDWVHEAIDHAAGIIINPAAFTFTSMALLDALKMFPGPIFEFHITNVHRREAIYHHSYVSKVATAVMAGMGAEGYGMAMQAMCARRDLLT; from the coding sequence ATGACCAAACCCATTTTTGTGCTCAATGGCCCCAATCTGAACCGTCTCGGCCTGCGTGAACCCGAGCTCTACGGCGCCACCACCCTGGCCCAGGTTGAGCAACTCTGCCGCGCAAGCGCGGGGGGGCGGCCTGTCGAGTTTCGGCAAACAAATTCGGAAGAGCGCCTGATCGACTGGGTGCACGAAGCAATCGATCATGCGGCCGGAATAATCATCAACCCCGCAGCTTTCACCTTCACCTCGATGGCGCTGCTCGACGCGCTCAAGATGTTCCCCGGCCCGATTTTCGAATTTCACATCACCAATGTGCACCGGCGCGAGGCGATATATCACCACTCCTACGTCTCCAAAGTCGCGACGGCCGTGATGGCGGGAATGGGTGCGGAAGGCTATGGCATGGCCATGCAGGCCATGTGCGCCCGCCGCGACCTTCTGACCTGA
- a CDS encoding GlcG/HbpS family heme-binding protein: MAGLTFTQAEAVAKAAMDSARSHGFELAVAIVDEGGWPHIQTRMDGAFPAAADAALAKARCAALFRRPTSDFSTRVKDGMPLAHLPHVVPLGGGVLLERDGKVFGALGVSGAREDTETALAEQIAAAFAVAGIATQ; the protein is encoded by the coding sequence ATGGCCGGCCTCACATTTACACAGGCCGAGGCGGTTGCCAAAGCGGCGATGGATAGCGCGCGTTCCCACGGGTTCGAACTGGCTGTAGCCATAGTCGATGAGGGGGGCTGGCCACACATTCAGACCCGTATGGACGGCGCGTTTCCGGCCGCCGCCGATGCCGCCCTTGCCAAGGCCCGTTGCGCCGCGCTGTTCCGCCGGCCGACGTCGGATTTTTCCACACGCGTCAAGGATGGAATGCCGCTGGCCCATCTGCCCCACGTGGTCCCGCTTGGCGGCGGCGTTCTGCTCGAACGCGACGGCAAGGTCTTCGGTGCCTTGGGCGTAAGCGGAGCGCGCGAGGATACAGAGACGGCATTGGCCGAGCAGATCGCCGCCGCCTTTGCCGTAGCCGGCATCGCCACACAATAG
- a CDS encoding ThuA domain-containing protein — translation MTKLIARLAGAAAVFTALTSLPAMAQVPEQYTTFEKYGVCGSIDDSCYNPWNNRTEGEEEPWKVLIYYHVAPGVNPHGNLEAGVAALTELFEGEGYEVTASNDPTTFESSRNLSAMDTIVFFSTGREALSDLGKHQLMLYTRGGGGFVGIHNAFGTSYGWTWYEGLLGGQLFNHGPRQLASIQVQSENDPSVAHLEDGDSFDQEEWYNIYPDPRQLSDINILLTVDEATMTQGQSSTHPGMGDGHPVSWCHYYDGGRAWMTVLGHSEEILEDENFLQHVLGGVNGTMGKDDFCLE, via the coding sequence ATGACCAAGCTGATCGCGCGCCTTGCTGGCGCGGCCGCAGTTTTCACCGCACTGACAAGCCTGCCCGCAATGGCGCAGGTGCCCGAGCAATACACCACTTTTGAAAAATATGGCGTTTGCGGCAGCATCGACGATAGCTGCTACAATCCCTGGAACAATCGCACCGAAGGCGAGGAAGAACCCTGGAAGGTTCTCATTTACTATCACGTCGCGCCGGGTGTGAACCCGCACGGCAATCTCGAGGCCGGCGTCGCCGCCTTGACCGAGCTTTTCGAGGGCGAGGGCTATGAGGTTACCGCGTCAAACGATCCCACGACTTTTGAAAGTTCGCGCAATCTGAGCGCGATGGACACCATCGTGTTCTTTTCGACCGGCCGTGAAGCGCTGAGCGATCTGGGCAAGCACCAACTCATGCTCTACACGCGCGGCGGTGGCGGCTTTGTCGGCATCCACAACGCGTTCGGCACCAGCTATGGCTGGACCTGGTATGAGGGCCTGCTTGGCGGCCAGCTATTTAACCATGGTCCGCGCCAGCTTGCCTCGATTCAGGTGCAATCGGAAAACGATCCGTCGGTTGCCCACCTCGAAGATGGCGACAGCTTCGATCAGGAAGAATGGTACAATATCTACCCCGATCCCCGGCAGCTCTCCGACATCAATATCCTGCTGACAGTCGATGAAGCGACGATGACCCAGGGGCAGTCGAGCACCCATCCCGGCATGGGCGACGGACACCCGGTGTCCTGGTGCCATTATTACGATGGCGGTCGGGCCTGGATGACGGTCCTCGGGCACAGCGAAGAAATCCTTGAGGACGAGAACTTTCTCCAGCACGTGCTCGGCGGTGTCAACGGCACCATGGGCAAGGACGATTTCTGCCTCGAATAG
- a CDS encoding c-type cytochrome, with amino-acid sequence MKVGTRFPSAHRSLMRRVAIAASIVPLAIVPATAWAQSPAYELSGGAISPDQVARGEAAFMTNCSGCHGDDLRSIDSNAPDLRGPSFQYGWVDTPLSEKFEKITSTMPPGLAGSLSDQTYADIMAFILATNGVAPSEGELPGDGEALAAYVVNQP; translated from the coding sequence ATGAAGGTTGGGACACGTTTTCCCTCGGCTCACCGAAGCCTGATGCGGCGCGTCGCTATCGCAGCGTCGATCGTTCCTCTGGCAATAGTGCCTGCAACGGCCTGGGCACAATCGCCGGCTTACGAACTCTCGGGTGGAGCGATTTCTCCCGATCAGGTCGCGCGGGGGGAGGCGGCCTTCATGACCAATTGCTCGGGCTGTCACGGCGACGACCTGCGCAGCATCGATTCCAACGCGCCCGACCTGCGGGGGCCCTCGTTCCAATATGGATGGGTCGACACCCCGCTCTCCGAAAAGTTCGAAAAGATCACGTCCACCATGCCTCCGGGCTTGGCCGGTTCGCTAAGCGACCAGACCTATGCCGACATCATGGCGTTTATTCTCGCAACCAACGGGGTGGCCCCCTCCGAAGGGGAGTTGCCCGGCGATGGCGAGGCGCTTGCGGCCTATGTCGTAAATCAACCCTGA
- a CDS encoding pyrroloquinoline quinone-dependent dehydrogenase has protein sequence MKTNLLGASLIVLGALAMAAPATAQMADFEPVTDEDILNPDPADWIHWRNTLDGWGYSQLDQINAENVGELAYAWGWAMEPGSQETTPIVHNGIMYLANPGAVVQALDATSGEMLWEYRREMPEGSRPGGLNRGLAIYGNKVYLPTPDAALVAINAETGQVEWEAQVADYENRKSLTAAPLVADGKVFVGFQGCNRFSEEKCAMVAYDAETGEELWRTITVERPGEGEQDTWEDIPFALRGGGDIWTTATYDPEADLIYIGVSQAKPWSRVSRANEGASLYTTSTLALAPDTGEIVWHRQYIPGETNDMDESFEHILIDIDGEPAYVNMGKLGILWRGNRETGEPLPAFDFGMQDQIDLNPDGTFAGYREGKIGEIGVPMTTCPSSTGFRSWRAMAFSPETRAVYVPLAINCDDGIIYTEVEMVEGGGGNGRSGTNRINHPDDPENSGRILAMNVDTGETMWEFPMRTTANSATLTTAGGVVFAGDWARNFYAFDAEDGDVLWDVTLPQAAQGYPISYEVDGRQYVAVPVGVGGATWSTSVPSTLAPEVRRPSGGNMMMVFALPEGA, from the coding sequence ATGAAGACCAATCTCTTGGGTGCAAGCCTGATTGTGCTCGGCGCGCTGGCCATGGCGGCCCCCGCCACGGCCCAGATGGCCGATTTCGAGCCGGTGACCGATGAGGATATCCTCAATCCCGATCCAGCCGACTGGATTCACTGGCGCAATACGCTCGATGGCTGGGGCTATTCCCAACTCGATCAGATCAACGCCGAAAACGTGGGCGAGCTGGCCTATGCCTGGGGCTGGGCCATGGAGCCGGGCAGCCAGGAAACCACGCCCATCGTCCACAATGGTATCATGTATCTGGCCAATCCCGGCGCCGTGGTTCAGGCCCTTGATGCGACTTCAGGCGAGATGCTCTGGGAATATCGCCGCGAAATGCCGGAAGGATCGCGCCCCGGTGGCCTCAATCGCGGCCTCGCGATCTACGGCAACAAGGTATATCTGCCCACCCCCGACGCCGCGCTCGTCGCCATCAACGCGGAAACCGGCCAGGTCGAATGGGAAGCTCAGGTCGCAGATTACGAGAACCGCAAATCACTGACCGCCGCCCCGCTCGTTGCCGATGGCAAAGTGTTTGTCGGCTTCCAGGGTTGCAACCGCTTCAGCGAGGAAAAATGCGCCATGGTGGCGTATGACGCCGAGACCGGCGAAGAACTCTGGCGCACCATCACTGTCGAGCGTCCCGGCGAGGGCGAGCAGGATACCTGGGAAGACATTCCCTTTGCCCTGCGCGGCGGCGGCGATATCTGGACCACGGCGACCTATGATCCTGAGGCGGATCTGATCTATATTGGCGTGTCGCAGGCCAAGCCCTGGTCGCGGGTGAGCCGTGCCAATGAAGGCGCCTCGCTTTACACCACCTCCACCCTCGCCCTGGCACCCGATACCGGGGAAATCGTCTGGCACCGCCAATACATCCCTGGCGAAACCAACGATATGGACGAGTCCTTCGAGCACATTCTTATCGATATCGACGGCGAGCCGGCTTACGTCAATATGGGCAAGCTGGGCATCCTGTGGCGCGGCAATCGTGAGACAGGCGAACCTCTGCCGGCCTTCGATTTTGGCATGCAGGACCAGATCGATCTCAATCCCGATGGAACCTTCGCCGGCTACCGCGAAGGCAAGATCGGCGAGATCGGCGTGCCGATGACGACCTGCCCGAGCTCGACCGGCTTCCGCAGTTGGCGTGCCATGGCGTTCTCGCCGGAAACGCGTGCCGTCTATGTCCCGCTCGCCATCAACTGCGATGACGGCATCATCTATACCGAAGTCGAGATGGTCGAAGGTGGCGGCGGCAACGGCCGCAGCGGCACAAATCGCATCAATCACCCCGACGATCCCGAAAATTCGGGCCGCATCCTTGCGATGAACGTCGATACCGGTGAGACCATGTGGGAATTCCCCATGCGCACCACCGCAAATTCGGCGACCCTGACCACCGCCGGCGGCGTTGTGTTCGCCGGTGACTGGGCGCGCAATTTCTACGCTTTCGACGCGGAAGACGGCGACGTGCTCTGGGACGTTACACTGCCTCAGGCCGCCCAGGGCTACCCGATCAGCTACGAGGTCGATGGACGCCAGTATGTCGCGGTGCCGGTCGGGGTCGGCGGCGCGACCTGGTCGACCAGCGTTCCCTCCACGCTCGCCCCGGAAGTGCGGCGTCCGTCGGGTGGCAACATGATGATGGTCTTCGCCCTGCCTGAAGGCGCCTGA